One Setaria viridis chromosome 3, Setaria_viridis_v4.0, whole genome shotgun sequence DNA window includes the following coding sequences:
- the LOC117849073 gene encoding uncharacterized protein, with protein MQGSRRHTKQFGFVFCSLPKYSTDLHLELHRDLAFSGTIEFKPPARQGVQRIGPTGGLPENPGLFPGITSPAILGRRIQLLRWRRGRGRGQRLDASPGSNAAAGREVSNAAAGEGEGSGWNGARTPARLGRWAEQRAAGRAGAESPAAARLRGGLGDLPGPPEKSPTGAWDSSLIRAQASRGAEAWGFVADSSSGGRAAWLEASRSWTAVAGLRVSVLHPPWLHAPAASACCLCHRVTGPAAPRTWPSSSRRAELHGPAAKSWLPARGAGARPPDFRTGAAGAGRRKGEQAPVWGAGAGPPPRASNGGRSLTSSVGRSRPPRRADRTSASRLQHAVRRVCCLKLARQPSPPRARPFASRYCHLDVLGRVRVAAPPRSPEAFLGPCC; from the exons ATGCAGGG ATCCAGGAGACACACTAAACAATTCGGTTTCGTTTTCTGTTCATTACCGAAGTACTCTACCGATCTGCATCTAGAGCTACACCGAGATCTTGCATTCAGTGGAACGATTGAGTTCAAACCTCCAGCCCGGCAAGGGGTCCAGAGGATTGGCCCGACCGGCGGCTTGCCGGAGAATCCTGGGTTATTCCCGGGCATCACGTCGCCTGCGATTCTCGGCCGTCGGATCCAACTTCTACGGTGGAGAcgagggcgcgggcgcgggcagcGTCTCGATGCTTCGCCCGgctccaacgccgccgccggaagaGAGGTTAGCAACGCCGCCGCTGGCGAGGGGGAGGGCAGTGGGTGGAACGGAGCAAGAACGCCGGCGAGGCTGGGGCGGTGGGCGGAGCAGCGCGCAGCCGGCCGAGCCGGGGCGgagagccccgccgccgctcgtcttCGTGGTGGTCTCGGCGACCTCCCCGGTCCACCCGAGAAATCCCCCACCGGAGCTTGGGATTCGTCGCTGATTCGTGCTCAGGCGAGCCGCGGGGCCGAAGCTTGGGGATTCGTGGCCGATTCGAGCTCGGGCGGCCGCGCGGCATGGTTGGAGGCGAGTCGGAGCTggaccgccgtcgccggcctccgcgtCAGCGTCCTCCACCCACCGTGGCTGCATGCACCCGCAGCATCTGCTTGTTGCCTCTGTCACCGCGTCACCGGCCCTGCCGCCCCGAGGACATGGCCATCCTCGTCGCGTCGAGCTGAGCTCCATGGGCCCGCGGCGAAGAGCTGGTTGCCGGCGCGAGGAGCaggggcgcggccgccggaTTTTCGCacaggcgcggccggcgcagggaggaggaagggcgaGCAGGCTCCTGTGTGGGGGGCTGGAgctgggccgccgccgcgagcgagCAACGGGGGACGGAGCTTGACATCCAGCGTGGGGAGGagtcggccgccgcggcgtgccgATCGGACCTCggcctccaggctccagcacgCTGTGCGGCGCGTCTGCTGCCTCAAGCTCGCCCGTCAGCCGTCACCGCCTAGAGCTCGCCCGTTCGCTAGTCGCTACTGCCACCTCGACGTGCTCGGCCGCGTGAgggtcgccgcgccgccccgcagCCCCGAAGCCTTTCTGGGCCCATGCTGCTGA